The DNA window GTGGGGCGCGGCGCGTTTATAGCGTGGTTGTGTTCATCGTGCTCGCCAGCCTGGACAACGTGACTATTGGGCTCGTTCCACCTCTCTACAGCCCCATTTCGAACGACCTTGGGGTCCGGGAAGCCGCCATCGGCGGCGTCACCGCGGGCAGCATCTTGGTGGCTGCGGTCGCGAGTGTGGGTTGGGCGTACTTCGGCGACCGGTTCAACCGCAAGCCCCTGCTGATGATCGGCACGATCCTCTGGGCCGCCGGTGCCGCGGCTACGGCGATCTCCGACAGCTATCCAGCGTTCTTCGCCGCCCAGGTGCTTGCCTCGATCGGGCTTGGCGCGGTGGCGAGCGTTGGGTTCTCGGTCGTCAGTGACCTCATCTCGCCCAAGCGCCGCGGGTTGGTGATGAGCTTCTGGGGCCTCAGCCAGGGCGTCGGTACGCTCGCCGGCACTCTCCTCGGCGGCGTGCTCGGGGCGGGGGACTGGGGGAGGCCGTTCGTCGTCCTCGCCGTCGTTGGCCTGGTGGCCACGGCCGCGTACGTCTTCACCGCCGACATCAAGCGCGGCGAGAGCGAGCCGGAGCTCCAGAAGATCTTCGAGGCCGGCGGGGAGTACGACCACCGCATCAGCACCCACGACCTCAAGGGCATCGCGCGACGACGTACCAACGTCTGGCTGATCCTCCAGGGCTTCACCGCGCAGCTCGTCTTCGGAAGTTTCGTCTGGCTGCCGAGACTGTTCCAAGCGAAGGCCGAAGCCCTCGGCTACACCACCGAGGTCGCGATCGTCATCGGCAGCATCTTCGCCACGCTCTTCCAACTGGGCGGCGTCTTCTCCATCCTCGGCGGCCTCGTCGGCGACCGGCTCCAACGACGTACGCCGCGTGGCAGGGCGATGGTCGCGAGCATCGGCATCCTCGCCGGCATCCCGTTCTACGTCATCTTGTTCTTCCTCCCGCTCGACGTCGACGTCCCCTCCGACGGCGGCAGCGGCGCGATCGCGCTCGGCGTTCTCGCGAGCATCTTCACCAGCCCCGTCATCGGCATCAGCTTCGTCGTCGCGCTGCTCGCCCTCGCGATGACGTCCGCGAACGCGCCGAACTGGTACGCGCTCGTCGCCGACGTCAACCCGCCCGAGCACCGCGGCACAGTGTTCAGCCTCGGCAACCTGGTGAACGGCGTCGGCCGCGCCGCGGGCAACGGGCTCGTCGGCGTGATCTTCCGGGCGCTGCAGTCCTCGTTCCCCCCGCCGCTGAACTTCGCGCTCGGCCTCGCGGTCTTCCAGGCGTTCTTCATCCCCACCGGCGTGATGTACTGGCTGGCCTCCCGTACGTCCCCCAAGGACATCGAGACTGTGCAAACTGTCCTACGCGAGCGCGCGGTGGTCGACTCGGCGGAGGCGAAGTCCTAGCCTCAGGGGGCATGACGTACTACCGCGCTGTCGGACAGATCCCGCCCAAGCGGCACACCCAGTTCCGCAAGCCCAGCGGCGAGCTCTACTACGAGGAGCTGATGGGCGAGGAGGGCTTCTCCTCCGACGCCTCGCTGCTCTACCACGTGGGCGTTCCGTCGGCGATCGTCGACAGCCAGGTGTGGACGTTGCCCGATCTCGCGACCACCGCGAACCACCCGCTCACGCCGCGACATCTCAAGCTGCACGGGCTTTTCGAGGGCCTGGACTGGAAGGCGAACGACGTCGTCACCGGCCGCCGCCTCCTCCTCGGCAACGGCGACGTCCGCATTTCCTACGTGTGGGCAGGCGAAGAGTCGCCGTACTACCGCAACTCGATCGGCGACGAGTGCGTGTACGTCGAGACCGGCTCGGCTCGCGTCGAGACCGTCTTCGGCGTTCTCGAGGCTCGTGCCGGCGACTACGTGCTGCTGCCGCGCGCGACCACCCACCGCTGGATCCCCACCGGCGACGAGGGCATCCGCGCGTACGCGATCGAGGCCAACAGCCACATCGCGCCGCCGAAGCGCTACCTCTCCAGGTACGGGCAGTTCCTCGAGCACTCCCCTTACTGCGAACGCGATCTGCACGGCCCGACCGAACCGTTCGTCGCCGAAGGCACCGACGTCGAGGTGCTCGTGAAGCACCGCGGCAACGGGCCGAGCGGCATCGTCGGCACGCGGATGACGTACGCGACGCACCCGTTCGACGTCGTGGGCTGGGACGGCTGCCTGTACCCGTACACGTTCAACGTCGAGGACTTCGAGCCCATCACCGGCCGCGTGCA is part of the Tenggerimyces flavus genome and encodes:
- a CDS encoding homogentisate 1,2-dioxygenase produces the protein MTYYRAVGQIPPKRHTQFRKPSGELYYEELMGEEGFSSDASLLYHVGVPSAIVDSQVWTLPDLATTANHPLTPRHLKLHGLFEGLDWKANDVVTGRRLLLGNGDVRISYVWAGEESPYYRNSIGDECVYVETGSARVETVFGVLEARAGDYVLLPRATTHRWIPTGDEGIRAYAIEANSHIAPPKRYLSRYGQFLEHSPYCERDLHGPTEPFVAEGTDVEVLVKHRGNGPSGIVGTRMTYATHPFDVVGWDGCLYPYTFNVEDFEPITGRVHQPPPVHQVFEGYNFVICNFCPRKVDYHPLAVPVPYYHSNVDSDEVMFYCGGDYEARKGSGIGLGSISLHPGGYAHGPQPSAIEASLGAESFEELAVMVDTFRPLEMGEAGQESDDGEYAWTWAGRRTGG
- a CDS encoding MFS transporter, with the protein product MVVFIVLASLDNVTIGLVPPLYSPISNDLGVREAAIGGVTAGSILVAAVASVGWAYFGDRFNRKPLLMIGTILWAAGAAATAISDSYPAFFAAQVLASIGLGAVASVGFSVVSDLISPKRRGLVMSFWGLSQGVGTLAGTLLGGVLGAGDWGRPFVVLAVVGLVATAAYVFTADIKRGESEPELQKIFEAGGEYDHRISTHDLKGIARRRTNVWLILQGFTAQLVFGSFVWLPRLFQAKAEALGYTTEVAIVIGSIFATLFQLGGVFSILGGLVGDRLQRRTPRGRAMVASIGILAGIPFYVILFFLPLDVDVPSDGGSGAIALGVLASIFTSPVIGISFVVALLALAMTSANAPNWYALVADVNPPEHRGTVFSLGNLVNGVGRAAGNGLVGVIFRALQSSFPPPLNFALGLAVFQAFFIPTGVMYWLASRTSPKDIETVQTVLRERAVVDSAEAKS